From the genome of Labrus bergylta chromosome 4, fLabBer1.1, whole genome shotgun sequence, one region includes:
- the iba57 gene encoding putative transferase CAF17 homolog, mitochondrial yields MGLLFFCRGAFTSANRVGKYGGRCLCVTLNVSGASAPSGIQVKRYSSQGTNNGGVAPGQFVCYHLCHRTLLKIQGQDTSPFLQGIITNDMALLEEPAHKVMYSHMLNVQGRTLYDIMLYSLKEAEAGQGVFLECDCTVKDSILRHLKVYKIRRKITINPCPDLSVWAVLPKHKSTGEEASTPELSSPEKALVWETDPRTQMMGWRLVVDSQVDPSEVISSCQKGDTEEYHKHRYALGLPEGVKDLPPGTALPLESNLVFMQGISFSKGCYIGQELTARTHHTGVIRKRLMPARLSAPVSDLEDGASLQTQSGKPAGKYRAGVGELGLSLIRMAHAKEVLTLKSSDDTKVTLEVAVPDWWPKDVKVN; encoded by the exons ATGGggcttttatttttctgcagagGAGCGTTCACGTCCGCTAATCGTGTCGGAAAATACGGTGGTCGGTGTTTGTGCGTAACGTTGAACGTCTCCGGTGCTTCAGCTCCGTCAGGAATACAAGTGAAGAGGTACAGCAGCCAGGGGACGAATAACGGAGGAGTTGCACCGGGACAGTTTGTGTGCTACCACCTTTGTCACCGGACCTTACTGAAAATCCAGGGACAAGACACGAGCCCGTTCCTTCAGGGGATTATAACCAATGACATGGCGCTGCTGGAGGAGCCTGCACACAAAGTCATGTACTCACATATGCTGAATGTGCAAGGAAGGACACTATATGACATCATGTTGTACAG TCTAAAAGAAGCTGAAGCAGGACAGGGGGTTTTCCTGGAGTGCGACTGCACAGTTAAAGACTCAATCTTGAGACATTTGAAGGTGTACAAGATTCGCAGAAAGATCACCATAAACCCTTGTCCCGACCTCTCTGTATGGGCTGTACTTCCAAAGCACAAGAGCACGGGTGAAGAGGCCAGTACACCGGAGCTCTCCTCCCCAGAAAAAGCTTTGGTGTGGGAGACTGATCCTCGAACTCAGATGATGGGCTGGAGACTGGTGGTGGACAGTCAGGTCGACCCCTCGGAGGTCATTTCATCATGTCAGAAAGGTGACACAGAGGAGTATCACAAACATCGCTATGCGCTAG GACTTCCTGAGGGGGTGAAGGACCTACCCCCTGGGACGGCACTACCACTAGAGTCGAATCTAGTCTTCATGCAGGGTATCAGCTTTAGCAAAGGCTGCTACATTGGCCAGGAGCTCACAGCCAGGACTCATCACACTGGGGTGATTCGCAAACGCCTGATGCCAGCACGCTTGTCAGCTCCAGTGTCAGACCTCGAGGACGGAGCTTCCCTGCAAACACAGTCCGGCAAGCCAGCTGGGAAGTACCGAGCAGGGGTTGGAGAGCTGGGTCTGAGCCTAATCCGTATGGCACATGCCAAAGAGGTATTGACGCTTAAATCTTCTGACGACACCAAAGTGACACTCGAGGTGGCTGTGCCAGACTGGTGGCCTAAAGACGTGAAAGTCAACTGA
- the jmjd4 gene encoding 2-oxoglutarate and iron-dependent oxygenase JMJD4 has translation MFTNIMDREAYRNCCSLAKITRQSYDQFWSPHFLDYIDKELSYSKFFKKYLLPNHPCMFSRRFTDDWKCRKQWVSEEGKPNFQKLLQQFEETPVPVANCNAKEYNANPKQVMPFKEFIQYWREYIQNGHSSPKGCLYLKDWHMSRDFPEHNVYTTPVFFSSDWLNEYWDTLEVDDYRFVYMGPKGSWTPFHADVFRSYSWSANICGRKKWLLYPPGQEEFLRDTHGNLPYDVTSAELRDKGLFPHSEEACQPLEIIQEAGEIIFVPSGWHHQVYNLEDTISINHNWLNGCNIDIMWQFLQNELSSVQKEINEWRNTMDSWHQHCQVIMKACSGINYGEFASFLKIIANNRMAFLNACSSGDSSECPRHLSETLTVLGPYHAAFDLQRVAHIIECLLCNEDFKRLDHSTLTLQPETMLQQIRDTIQSTRGQHLLYQE, from the exons atgtttacaaacatcaTGGACAGGGAGGCTTATCGCAACTGCTGCAGTCTGGCAAAAATAACAAGACAGTCTTATGACCAGTTTTGGTCTCCTCATTTTTTAGATTACATCGACAAGGAGTTGAGCTATTCCAAGTTTTTCAAGAAGTACTTACTTCCGAATCACCCGTGTATGTTTTCAAGGAGGTTTACAGACGACTGGAAGTGTAGGAAGCAGTGGGTGTCTGAGGAGGGGAAGCCTAATTTCCAGAAACTGCTCCAACAGTTTG AGGAGACTCCTGTTCCTGTCGCAAACTGCAACGCAAAGGAGTACAATGCCAACCCGAAACAAGTGATGCCTTTCAAAGAATTTATACAATACTGGAGGGAATACATCCAGAATGGCCATTCGTCACCTAAGGGATGTCTTTATCTTAAAGACTGGCACATGTCAAG GGACTTTCCAGAACATAATGTTTACACCACACCggtcttcttttcttctgactGGCTTAATGAATACTGGGATACACTTGAGGTGGACGACTATCGCTTTGTCTACATGGGACCCAAAGGCTcatg GACTCCGTTCCACGCTGATGTGTTCCGCTCCTACAGTTGGTCTGCAAACATATGTGGCAGGAAAAAATGGCTCCTGTATCCCCCCGGTCAGGAGGAGTTTTTACGGGACACTCATGGGAACCTCCCTTATGATGTTACATCTGCTGAACTGCGAGATAAAGGCCTTTTTCCACACTCCGAGGAAGCCTGTCAACCTCTTGAAATTATTCAAGAGGCGGGGGAAATCATTTTTGTGCCCAGTGGCTGGCACCATCAAGTTTATAATCTG GAGGACACCATCTCCATAAATCATAACTGGTTGAACGGCTGCAACATCGACATCATGTGGCAGTTTCTTCAGAATGAGCTGTCGTCTGTTCAAAAAGAGATTAATGAATGGAGAAACACGATGGACTCGTGGCACCAGCACTGCCAG GTCATCATGAAAGCCTGCTCTGGTATCAACTATGGAGAATTTGCCTCGTTTTTAAAGATCATTGCCAACAACAGAATGGCTTTCCTGAATGCTTGCTCTTCTGGGGATTCCTCCGAATGCCCACGACATCTGTCAGAGACCCTCACCGTGCTTGGACCTTACCATGCTGCCTTTGACCTACAAAGAGTGGCTCATATTATTGAATGCCTACTCTGCAATGAAGACTTTAAGCGGCTGGATCATTCTACTTTGACTTTGCAGCCAGAAACCATGTTACAGCAAATTCGTGACACCATACaatccaccagggggcagcatCTCCTTTATCAGGAATAA
- the gjc2 gene encoding gap junction protein gamma 2 has protein sequence MSWSFLTRLLEEIHHHSTFVGKVWLTVLIIFRIVLTAVGGESIYSDEQTKFICNTKQPGCDNVCYDAFAPLSHVRFWVFQIIMISTPSIMYLGYAIHKIARTSEEDRRKHNRLRRKPPPHSRWRESHHLEDVLEEDEDDDAEPMIYEDTLEVQEAKPEPVSSTSRDPPKHDGRRRIMQEGLMRMYVLQLMSRAIFEIAFLAGQYLLYGFRVSPSYVCNRIPCPHRVDCFISRPTEKTIFLLIMYVVSCLCLVLNVCEMLHLGIGTFRDTLRMKRIRGRRTSYGCPFTRNIQGSPPGYNLVMKTDKPSRIPNSLITHEQNVANVAQEQQCISPDENIPSDLASLHRHLRVAQEQLDMAFQTYQTKNNQQTSRASSPISGGTMAEQNRVNTVQEKQGARPKSATEKAATIVKNGKTSVWI, from the coding sequence ATGAGCTGGAGCTTTCTCACTCGTCTCCTGGAAGAAATCCACCATCACTCCACCTTTGTGGGGAAGGTGTGGCTGACCGTGCTCATCATCTTCCGCATCGTGCTCACAGCAGTCGGAGGAGAGTCGATCTACTCGGACGAGCAGACCAAATTTATCTGCAACACCAAGCAGCCGGGCTGTGACAATGTCTGCTACGATGCCTTTGCCCCTCTCTCACACGTCCGCTTTTGGGTCTTCCAGATCATCATGATCTCCACTCCCTCCATCATGTACCTGGGTTACGCAATCCACAAGATCGCCCGAACATCAGAGGAGGACCGCAGGAAGCACAACAGGCTCCGAAGAAagcctcctcctcactccagGTGGAGAGAAAGCCACCATCTGGAGGACGTTttagaggaggatgaggacgaCGATGCTGAGCCTATGATCTACGAGGATACACTTGAGGTGCAAGAGGCCAAGCCTGAACCTGTGAGCAGCACAAGCAGAGACCCACCAAAGCACGACGGACGCCGAAGAATTATGCAAGAAGGACTGATGAGAATGTATGTTCTTCAGCTCATGTCACGAGCTATTTTTGAAATTGCTTTCCTGGCAGGACAGTATCTCCTCTACGGCTTTCGAGTTAGCCCTTCATATGTATGCAACAGGATCCCCTGTCCTCACAGAGTGGACTGTTTCATCTCCAGGCCTACAGAGAAAACAATCTTCCTCCTTATCATGTATGTGGTAAGCTGTCTTTGTCTAGttctaaatgtgtgtgagaTGCTTCACCTGGGAATAGGCACCTTTCGGGACACCCTTCGTATGAAGAGGATTCGGGGCCGACGGACGTCCTACGGCTGCCCGTTCACTCGCAACATCCAAGGCTCCCCTCCAGGGTACAACCTTGTGATGAAGACCGACAAACCTAGCAGGATCCCTAACAGCCTCATCACACACGAGCAGAATGTGGCCAATGTGGCCCAGGAGCAGCAGTGCATCAGTCCAGATGAGAACATCCCTTCTGATTTGGCCAGCCTTCATCGGCACCTCCGGGTGGCCCAGGAACAGCTTGATATGGCCTTTCAAACTTATCAAACCAAAAACAACCAACAAACCTCCAGAGCAAGTAGTCCTATTTCTGGGGGCACAATGGCAGAGCAAAATCGAGTCAATACAGTTCAGGAGAAGCAGGGAGCAAGGCCGAAGTCGGCCACAGAGAAGGCTGCAACTATTGTGAAAAATGGAAAGACCTCTGTCTGGATATAG
- the snap47 gene encoding synaptosomal-associated protein 47 — protein MSRITPIHSWSGSYYINSEKRWESGTLSLTRTMLYFYAPHSKESLANFRLSRIMEIKMESSSFIFSTLTVLEEGNVKHWFGSLKPNRVVVYNVLEHFWREHLLSPSSEPRGAECKPSKGKELISLVAGAQRRLEDTGRVLSHQGDQFDNMMQGLEKIDSDLGVADKLLSELESPSWWPFGKLPWKAQQEAKAEDAARAAAAVAAAAGRESGRNKVITSIPAVVTKGGDSDLKPGCLLVLVSSLEVRDTNCQLLHRFERNEVDEIRVHSPYEITVRQRFIGKPDICYRFLSAKMPEALSVLEMQYKKKLELTSQFTAFKATPVSSPSDAEGKNWNEGLLPRCPETELPLEVPAGDLSQLQVQVLQPSVSRTEAQELKQMLMQLKNLALEAETELERHDEVLDVLTSSTDRATMHIEKHTCRMKRLL, from the exons ATGAGCCGGATCACACCCATCCACAGCTGGTCTGGCTCCTATTACATCAACAGTGAAAAGCGATGGGAAAGTGGCACCCTGTCCCTCACTAGGACCATGCTGTACTTTTACGCACCCCATAGTAAGGAGAGTCTGGCCAATTTCCGCCTTTCTAGAATCATGGAAATCAAGATGGAGTCGTCTAGTTTCATCTTCAGCACCCTCACCGTGCTCGAAGAGGGCAACGTGAAACACTGGTTTGGCTCCCTTAAGCCCAACAGGGTAGTGGTTTATAATGTGTTGGAACATTTCTGGAGAGAGCACCTTTTGTCCCCCAGCTCAGAACCCCGGGGGGCGGAGTGTAAACCCTCTAAAGGCAAAGAGCTGATCAGCCTGGTGGCAGGGGCTCAAAGAAGACTGGAGGACACTGGCAGAGTCCTCAGCCACCAAGGAGACCAGTTTGACAATATGATGCAGGGACTAGAGAAGATTGACTCAGATCTGGGAGTGGCTGATAA ACTTTTGTCAGAGCTTGAGTCTCCCTCCTGGTGGCCTTTTGGTAAACTCCCCTGGAAGGCTCAGCAGGAAGCAAAGGCTGAGGATGCTgcaagagctgctgctgcagttgcTGCTGCAGCTGGCAGAGAATCCGGTAGAAATAAGGTGATCACAAGCATCCCAGCTGTAGTGACAAAAGGCGGCGACTCAGACTTAAAACCCGGATGCCTGTTGGTGCTGGTGTCCTCACTGGAGGTACGAGACACAAACTGCCAACTTCTTCACCGCTTCGAACGAAATGAAGTCGACGAAATCAGGGTGCACAGTCCGTATGAGATCACTGTCAGACAGCGGTTTATTGGGAAGCCAGATATATGCTACAGGTTCCTGTCAGCCAAGATGCCAGAGGCACTGTCAGTTTTAGAGATGCAGTACAAAAAGAAGCTGGAGCTTACTAGTCAGTTCACTGCATTTAAGGCAACTCCAGTCTCATCTCCGTCTGACGCAGAGGGAAAGAACTGGAACGAAG GTTTGCTGCCAAGGTGCCCAGAGACCGAGCTCCCACTGGAGGTCCCAGCAGGAGATCTCTCCCAGTTGCAGGTGCAAGTCCTCCAGCCATCTGTCAGTCGGACTGAGGCCCAGGAGCTCAAACAG ATGCTGATGCAGCTGAAGAATCTTGCCCTGGAGGCAGAGACAGAACTGGAACGGCACGATGAGGTTCTGGACGTGCTGACGAGCTCCACAGACCGGGCCACCATGCATATTGAGAAGCACACCTGCCGCATGAAGAGGCTGCTGTAG